The genomic region TGCTGTTACGTAGGAGTGATGCATCGTACGTGCCCAATTCCCTAATTATCCTCCTGAACTCCGGGTTTGTTAATAGGTCTTTAGTTCTCTCCAGCTCAATTACGAGAACCTGCTTATCCCTAAACGTGGGCATAATCATTGATGGCACCATAAAGGCCTCCTTCTCAACAATCCTATACTTAACCCACTCAACGAAGGAGAACCTCTTCAATTCCTTCTCCAGATCATTTAGTGATGTGTCGGTGTTTGTGAGGTCGACAACGAAGTGTAGGAGTAGTTGGGTCCTATTGACGGATATGTTGAGGATATTTATCCCATGGTCCGCGAATACGTTAGATAATGCGGCGAGTATTCCTGGCCTATCTGCCGTGAACTTAATTAGGAATTCACCGAGTACCTTGTCCTTACCCTCAAATGACATTGCAAAGTCCCTATACAATACCTCCACAAGCAAGCCCCAAGAAGTCATGGTTTAAAAACTTATTTGCTATGTAACTCGCGAGGAGTATTTAACGTTGGCTCACGTATTATTGCGCAACATGGATGAGTTATCTTTTAAAGGTACTCTAGAGTTAGGTGTTGGGACCTTTATTGGTATGGAGTTTAAACCCAGGCTTCAGGAGAAGAGATGGGATATCTCAAAGGAGGTAGAGTTGATTAGGAAGTGGGAGGAGGAGGGTTTATTTGATGTTAATATTGATGAAAAGAGACCAACAATAGTAATTGACACGCCACCGCCATACCCATCAGGGAGGCCTCACATAGGTGGCATAGCGCATTATGCCCAAATCGACATGATTGCCAGGTTCTTCAGGATGAGGGGTTACAATGTAATATTCCCATTCTATGCCGATAGAAATGGATTGCCCGTTGAGGTCCAGGTGGAGAAGACGTATGGTATAAACATGTATGAAGTGCCTAGGGAGAAGTTCCTTGAGCTGTGTAGGAAGTTCCTTGATGAGTATGAAGGCGAATTCGTGAGTATATTTAGGCGTTGGGGTGGTTCCTTCAGTTATTGGAGGAATGGCACGGATAGTGAGGAGTACAGGAGGGTTACGCAAGAGACGTTCATTAACCTATGGAATAGGGGCTTGATTTACGAGGCGAGTAGGCCAACCCTATGGTGTCCAAGGTGTAGGACTGCGTTGGCCGAGGCTGAGGTTGAGTATAGGGAGGAGGACTCGTACCTAAACTACATCAAGTTTAGGGTTAAGGAGACCGGTGAGGACATAATCATAGCGACCACAAGGCCTGAGTTATTACCAGCCACTGTTGCCGTCGCCTTCAACCCAGGCGATAATAGGTATAAGAGGTTGGAGGGTTTACACGCCATTGTTCCTCCATTAAACCAGGAGGTCCCCATCGTATCACATCCATCGGTTAAGCCCGACTTCGGCACGGGCCTTGAGATGATAAGTACATTTGGCGATACTCGGGATTTGATGGTTGTTAATGAGTTGAAACTGCCCATGAAGATCATTGTTAATCCAGATGGCACATTGAATGAGTTGGCAGGTAAGTATAAGGGGCTGAATGTTAGGGAGGTTAGGGAAGTGATAATTAAGGACCTTCAGGAGGCTGGTCTGCTCGTTAAGAGGGAGCCTCTTAGACATACAATACCAATTTGCTGGAGGTGTAAGACACCAATAGAAATAATAGTGACTAGGGAGTACTTCCTAAAGCAACTTCAGTTTAAGGATGAACTAATAAAGCTTGTGCAGAACGAGATGATTATTAAACCGCCCGAATACGCACAGACACTTATTGATTGGATTAGGTCTCTCGAGTTTGACTGGCCCATATCGAGGCGTAGATACTACGGTACCGAGATACCAATTTGGTACTGCATTGATGAGGAGGGTAATGCGAAACCCATTGTTCCAAAGCCAGGTAAGTACTATAGGCCGTGGAAGGACGAACCACCACCCGAGGTTAAGGAGCAGTGCCCAAGCGGTAAATTGGTGGGTGAGGATAGGGTGTTGGATACTTGGTTTGACTCATCAATATCCTGGATATACGCCACAGGCTACACCAAGCCCAATATAAGGGTTTTCGAGAAGGTTTACCCACACAGCATACTTAGACCCCAGGGCTATGACATAATCAGGACTTGGCTGTACTACTCCGTGGTTAGGGCATACCTACTCTACGGTAAGCCGCCCTTTAAGTACGTTAGGATAAGCGGCATGGGACTTGATGAGAAGGGCGAGGCCATGCACAAATCCAAGGGTAATATAATAGACCCAATACCGCCAGTGGAGAAGTACGGCGCCGATGCGGCGAGGTTCTGGGCTGCTGCGTCAGCGAAGCTCGGTAGTGATTATAGGTATAGCGAGCAATTAATAAGGACAGGCCACGACTTCGCGGTTAAGTTATGGAATATTGCTAGGTTCGTTTCCTCATTCCCCGAGGTTAATGATAATTATGAATTAACACCACTAGACCTAATGATATTGGCTAAGTTGAACGAAGTTGTTAGGGCCTCCTTAAACGCGTATAATGAGTTTGATGTTTACGTACCCATCAACACGCTTTACGACTTTACATGGCACGTCTTTGCCGATCACTATCTTGAGGCTGTTAAGTCGAGGGCCTATAATAGGGATGGCCTATTCACGGAGAAGCAGCAGAGGGGCGCCTGGTTCACGCTATATAAGGTCTTGAAGACGGTGCTTAAGCTCCTCGCACCCATAATGCCCTTTGTGACGGACCAAATATGGAGGAGCCTATACGGTGAGTCAATACATAGGCAGTTGATTGAGGATCCAGATCCAAGATTCGATAATAAGGAATATCTCAACATGCTTGAGCCATTCATGGAGTTCAACAGGGCAATATGGACGTATAAGAATAAGTCTGGTTTAAGCCTTAATGAGCCCATTGACGGGGTCATATACGCACCTGAGGTCCTTAAGCCCCTGGAGCTTGAGCTAAAGGCTATGCATAAGATTAGGGAGATTAGGTTCGGGAAACCCGTGGGGAACTACGAGGTATTGAGTGAATCACCACCAGTATACCTTGTTAAGTAATTCTTTTGTAAAATAATAAGGTTGCTCCAATGATCACCAACGCTGCCGATGCAATACCTATAATTAGTAATGTTTCTGGAAAGTCGTAATACTGAAGTAGGAAACCTATTACATAGGGTGATATCGAACCACCTAATTGACTCATGAAATTAAGAAACCCACTCGTCGCGCCAATGTTAGTCGTGAGTCTCGAAATCGCGATTGAGGGTGCCGCGTAAAAACCGTAGAAGAAGCCCAGGAGTAGCATTAGGAATGCCAGTAGGTATAAAATTGATAGCCTGGGTATAACCGAGACTATTATCGCTAATAATAATGAGGATAAGATACTCGGTAATGCATACCCCACCCTATCACCAAGGTATCCGCCAATCACGGCACCCACAGACCCCATTATGGACGCTAGGAAGGCATAAAAGCCGCTAAATGATGGTGAAACCTTAAGCACATGAACAACGTAGTAAGTTGACCAACTAAGGAAACCAAGGTATGAGAAGCCCGAGGATAATCTAATGAACCCCATGCCAAGTATCCTCAGGTTACCAGGACCAATGTAAATAGTACCACCAACCCTACCACGCCTTGGTACCTTAGCCACTGGTATTATTGATGAAATGACGATGATAGAGTATGCAATGAACGGTATGAATCTATTTATCGAGAATAATAGTGGTGATATCATTATTGAGACCGATGATGCCAGGAAGAACATGCTCTGGTAAATACCCGCGCCAAGACCTCCCCTGCTATAATTCGATAATACCATGCTTATCAGTGCCACGTAAGCTATCGCGAGTAGCGAACCCATGATGAACTGAACAATTAATAATAGGTAGTATTGGTTGATTATGATTGGGTAGAGGACATTAATTATTGAGATTAGTATTAGTACGTAAATTACGACGTTATACCCATACTTATCAACTATTAATCCGCCTATGACTTGGAATATCGTATAGCCCACCCAGAGGGCTGAAATTATTAAGCCCCCCATCACAGTATTAATGCCATTCAGCCCAATTAGGTATGGTAGTAGTGATGGTATGGAGAACCTCACGAGTACCACGGAGAAGAAGGCTAGTGATGCTATTAGTACTATTGTCAGTCCCCTCTCCATTCATATTATCGTCCATAGAAGGGTTAATAAATGCTTAATTTTACCACGCCAATACTATGGCAGAGGTATACCTTGTCTATAGGGTTACGCCGAGTAAGTCGGACGTTAATTATGAGGAGCTGAAGAATGAAATAAAGAAGGCTCTCGAGCCTAAGTACAAGGTGGATAAGGTTGAGGAGGAGGACATAGGCTTCGGCATTAAGGCGCTTAGGGTCTACATAAGGATGCCTGAGGAATCCGAGGAGCACTCCAGCGATGAGGTTGAGAACATACTAAGTGGGATTGAGGGCATTGGCAGTATTGAGCTTGAGTACTTCACCAGGCTCGGCTTCTAAGCGTTGAACTCAAAATAAGTCAGTGAAAACTAATAACGCAATAAGTTTTTTAATTCCACGAGTAATAAGGGAGTAGGAGTATGATGGAGGGTAGTCATGCTGATGAGTGGATTGAATTGATAGTTAAGGAGGCGAAGCAGAGGGATGCCCAGAGGCCCATTGTTAGGGTTGATCCTGAGGTCATGAGGAATTACGGCATTGAGCCAGGCATGATACTACTCATTGAGGGTAAGAGGAGGACTGCGGCTAAGGTTTGGTACGGGCTTCCTGAGGATGAGGGTAAGGGCATCATTAGGATGAACGCCATCATTAGGAAGAACGCGAATGTGGAGATTGACCAAAAGGTTAGGGTTAAGAAGGTTGAGGCGAAGAGGGCTAATACCATTAAGCTCGCACCTGTCAACATGACGATAAGCGTTGATCAGAACTTCGTACAATACACAAAGCAGAAGCTTAGGGATTACGTACTAATGGAGGGCGACTTAGTGCAGATACAGGTGCTCGGTCAACCACTAACATTCCAAGTCGTGCAGGCCAAACCAAATGATGCACCAGTGATAATTGATGAGGATACCAACTTGATGATTTACGAGAAGCCCGTTGAGAACGTTAACATACCAAGGGTTACTTGGGAAGACATTGGAGACTTAAAGGAGGCCAAGGAGAAGATTAGGGAGCTTGTTGAGTTACCGCTTAAGCATCCAGAGATATTTGAATACCTTGGTATTGAGCCTCCTAAGGGCGTTTTACTCATTGGTCCCCCTGGAACTGGTAAGACCTTACTGGCTAAGGCGGTTGCGACTGAGACTAATGCGTACTTCATAGCCATTAATGGCCCCGAGATAGTCTCGAAGTATTATGGTGAGTCTGAGGCTAAGTTGAGGGAGATTTTTGAGGAGGCTAAGAAGAATGCTCCTGCCATTATTTTTATTGATGAGATTGATGCTATTGCTCCGAAGAGGGAGGAGGTTACGGGTGAGGTGGAGAAGAGGATTGTGGCGCAGTTATTGACGCTCATGGATGGTTTGCAGGAAAGAGGCCAGGTAATCGTAATAGGAGCAACCAACAGACCAGAAGCCGTAGACCCAGCACTAAGAAGACCAGGAAGATTCGACAGAGAGATCTGGATTAATCCACCGGATACTGAGGGTAGGTACGAAATACTCCAGGTACACACGAGGAACATGCCACTTGCTAAGGATGTCGACTTAAGGAAGTTGGCTGAGATAACCTATGGCTATACCGGCGCCGATATTGCGGCCTTGGCTAGGGAGGCTGCGATGAGAGCCTTGAGGAAGGCTCTTCAGTCCGGTATCCTGGATGTTAATAAGGAGGATGAGGAGATTAGGAAGGATCTTGAGAAGATCAAGGTCACGATGAACGACTTCCTCGAGGCCATGAGGGAGATTGTACCCAGCGCACTCAGGGAGATTCATATCGAGATTCCAAAGGTTAGGTGGAGCGATATTGGTGGCCTTGAGGAGGTTAAGCAGGAGCTTAGGGAGGCCATTGAGTGGCCGTTGAAGTACCCGGAGAGGTTTAGGAAGATGGGTATTAAGCCTCCTAAGGGTATTTTGTTGTTTGGTCCTCCTGGTACTGGTAAGACTCTTTTGGCTAAGGCTGTGGCTACGGAGAGTAATGCGAATTTTATTGCTGTTCGTGGTCCTGAAATACTGAGCAAGTGGTTCGGAGAAAGCGAGAGAGCAATCAGGGAAATATTCAAAAAAGCAAGAATGGCAGCACCATGCGTAATATTCTTCGACGAAATAGACGCAATAGCACCAGCAAGGGGTTATGCGGAGGATTCACCTGCAATGGATAGGATAGTGGCGCAGTTGTTGGCTGAGATGGATGGCGTGTCGAGGCTTGATAACGTGGTTGTTATAGCCGCAACGAATAGGCCCGACATCGTTGACCCAGCACTACTTAGACCGGGCAGGTTCGATAGGATAATTTACGTGCCACCGCCAGACCTTAGGGCTAGGTTCGAAATACTCAAGATACATACCAAGAACATGCCACTTGCTAAGGATGTTGACTTAATGGAGTTGGCGAAGATGACTGAGGGATACACTGGTGCGGATATTGAGCTTTTGGCTAGGGAGGCAGGTTTATTAGCCATGAGGGAGGTGAATGGCGCTGGTGAGGTATCAATGAAGCACTTCATTGAGGCCATGAAGAAGATTAAGCCGTCAATAACGCCTGAGATGATTAAGTTCTATGAGGCCTGGTACGAGAGAATGAAGCAGACGTTGGCGCGTGAGAGGCAGAGGGCGCCAACGCTCTATGTGTAGGGATTAAAAATAAAACATTCCTCACAAGCAATAACCTGGTTCAGGAAATATGAGAAGGCCTGTGCCCATTGAGGCTTTGATCATGGATTTAATAAGGGATAAGGGCGACATGTGGTTTAATGACCTAATGCAGGCGCTGAGGGCTTGGTATCCAGACGTTACGGAGAAGGAGGTTTTAATGGCATTAATGAGGCTTGAGCTCAGTAGGTTGATAATCGTTCAGAAGGTTGTTAGGAAGGATGGGGCTACGTACCATATAAGGGTTGTTAAGGATTAATTAGGGAAAGAGATAAATGGCTTGCTTCATAAGTTTAGTTGGGTTACCTAAATGGGCGTTACTGAGCTCGGTAAGTTAATTCCAGAGGGTGTCAGAAAGACCGTAGAGTTCACCCAATTATCAAATAGGATAGTGGCATTGGATGCGTATAATGCACTTTATCAATTCCTAGCGTCAATTAGGCAGCCGGATGGTACACCACTCATGGATTCCAAGGGGAGAATAACGAGCCACCTGAGCGGATTATTATACCGAACAATAAACTTTCTTGAGAATAGGATATGGCCTGTGTACGTATTTGATGGTAAGCCACCTGAGGAGAAGACGCTGGAGATTGCGAGGAGGAGGAAGGTTAGGGAGGAGGCCATGGATAAGTGGGTTAAGTTGCTTGAGGAGGGTAAGAGGGAGGAGGCTAGGAAGTACGCGCAGAGGGCGTTGTTTCTAACTGATGATATGGTTGAGGATGCAAAGAAGCTACTGAGGTTAATGGGCATACCAGTGGTTCAGGCAATGGCTGATGGTGAGGCTCAGGCAGCTGTAATAGCCAGGGAGGGCAAGGCCTGGGCCGCGGGTAGTCAGGACTATGACTCATTACTGTTCGGAGCACCCAGGTTAGTCAGGAACCTCGCCATAACCGGGCGTAGGAAATTACCGAATAAGGATGAGTACATCGAGATTAAACCCGAGATAATAGAACTCAATGAGGTTCTTAAGGCATTGAAGCTTAAGGACAGGACGCAGTTAATAGACTTGGCAATACTCCTCGGGACCGACCTAAACCCAGATGGCGTGCCAGGCATTGGGCCGCAGAGAGCCCTTAGGCTGATCCAGGAATTTGGCGGCCTTGAGAAGTTACTCCAGGGCCCATTAAAGAATGCGCAATTCCCAACGGACCCACTAAAGATACGTGATTACTTCCTAAATCCGCCATACAACCCGAATTATAAAATAGAATTTGGGCAACCCGATGAGAGAGGGATAGTTGAGTTCCTGGTTCACGAGCATGACTTCAATGAGGAGAGGGTTAGGAATGCAATCGAGAGGCTTAAGAAGGCCATGGGTAAGAGGAGGGAGTCAACCCTTGACTCATTCTTTGGATAATCCATTGGTGGGTTAAGCTTAAAATAATCAAGGACCTTAACCATGCTGGGTACTTACATGGAGCCCGTATTATCAATAATTGGTTCAGCGCTTAGCTGGGTATCCGGCATCATATCATCGGCTATACAATTACTCTATTCAATAATTAATTACATATTATCAAGGCCCGATAATTACATACCATTCCTATGGCCAATAATAAACTTCCTAAACCACGTACCAGTAATAAACATAATAGTGCACCTCATCTTCTGGAGGCCAATATTTGACCTACTCTTTGTACCTGGCCTAGTTTCGGTGACGATAGCTCTGATCTTCATAATATGGTTTGAGAGAAAGATAACGGCTAAGGTGCAATGGAGGATTGGGCCACTTGAGGTTTCTAGGCCAATAGGCGGTTTTCTCCAACCATTTGCAGACCTATTTAGGTATACGTTTCAGGAGTTTGTGGTCCCTATCCATGCGGATAGGAATTACTTCATTCACGCACCAGCCATAGCATTCATACTATCGACACTACCCATATTCTTCATACCGGTCGGTCCAAGGCAATTTACACTCCCAAATGGCGCAATGATTGAGGGTATTTACGGCGTTTACACGGGCTATGATGTACTGATTGCATTGGCATTAATAACGTTATTTAATATAGCGATAATATTGATTGGTTGGGCTAGTAATGATAGGTTCACGTACATAGGGACGGTGAGGGAGGCATTATTATACACGGGTTATGAGGCGATACTCATATTATCAGCCGTTGCAATACTCCTAATTTACGGAACGGCAGACCCATTCAAGATAGTCGACTGGCAGGTAACGCACCTGCCGGGCATAATAGCAAACCCACTTGCATTCCTCGCCTTCCTAATAGCCACGTTGATGGCCACGTCAAGGTTCCCCTTCGAAATACCAGAGGCTGATACGGAAATAGTCCTTGGCCCATACACGGAATATAGCGGTATTGTGTATGGCTTAGTAATGACGATGAGTTATGAAAAGTTATACGTGTTAAGTCTACTAATGGTTCTATTGTTCCTAGATGGTTGGGCGGGACCATACATACCATATTTCGGAGCTTTGTCACCTGCAATATGGTTTGGTATAAAGACATACATAGTGATGATGATAATGGTTTTCACAAGATCCGTATACGGCAGGTATAGGCCAGATCAGGCGCTGAAAATGAGTTGGTCATCACTGCTCGGGTTAGTAATGGCTGCTTTAATACTCTCCCTCGTAATTAAGGTTTTCTAATTATTTTAAATTTAAATAATGTTTGGTTAAAAATTAAATTTCATGGGAATATTTTAGGGAAATACTCATTAAGTCATTAAAAATATCTTCATCAATAGCCCGATCCATTAACAATTAGGCTAACCACTAAATTAATAAGGAGGCTTTCCAGGACTCAAGACAATGGTCATCTGCCCCGTATGCGGTAAGGAGTATGCAAACTCGAGTTCGCTGCTAAAGCATGTTAAATTGAAGAGTAAGTACGACCCAATGCACATGGCCTTTTGGCTTGAGTTCCAGAAATACATAAGCACACCGAAGGAGGATTGGGCAATGCTAACGAAGACAGACCTATTCAGGGAGTTCCTTCGAGAGAAGGGACTTCTTTAAAACTATTGACCAACACTACATCACTAACTTAACTAATAACCTAATTAATAACGCACTATTAACAATCCCGTGGTTAAGAAAAGGGTTAGGGGAGTTATTCAGGAAGCACTTGATTATCAACTAAATTGGCCAATTAAGTTAAGGGAATTATCAATAAGACTTCAGGATAGATCGTATAGGACGGCTCAAGAGGCGATTAAGTTATACGTTAATGGTTTATTGAGTAAGGATGCCGTTATAGAGATAATAAGGTTAAGTGGTGTTTCGTTGAGCAGATACATGAATCCTAGGAGGTATTTAGTTTATGATGATAATGATGAGGTGATTGAGAATGTAGATGATGTGATAATTAATGAGTTTGACGAGGTTAATGATGATGTTAAGGAGGTTGAGGAGGAGTATGTTGGTCAAAGAATTATTAGGAGGTTGATGGGCAATGATTGATGAGTTAATACGTAAATACGGTAAGTACATGGGAGGGATAGATTATGAGAAGGTGCTAAATGATATAATTAGTGAGGAGGATAGGCTTAGGGAAATAGAGAGGAGACTAATAGGCATTGAGACAGGGCGGCAGACGAATTATGAGAAATTGAGGGAGCTCGAGAAGAGACAATTAATCCTAAAATACATAGAACTAAAGAATCAGGAAAGGAATATGCTCGAATTAATTAAGGAGCTGAAGCTAAAGGGATATACGAAGACCGAGGTAACAAAGGCAATAAGGAGATTAAGGAGGATAAGAAGGCAAATACGCATGATAAAACGTGAATTAAAATTAATAAATGAAGAACCTACAAACACAACAAAAGACTTAAAAACCGACGTATTTAATGAGCAATGAGCCCCGGTCGTATAGCCCGGTCAAGTATGCGGGCCTCTCGAGCCCGTGACCCGGGTTCAAATCCCGGCCGGGGCACCAGAGTTGCATTTAATCCTTCCTAGATCATTGCTGTGATCAGTTACATTTCAATTTAATGTCCAATTATGCAAGGCATATATACGTGCATGGATGACGCATCGCCCAGGGAGCACATAGTTGACCGTTAATAACAAGCAGAAACTTAAGCGAAAAATACTGACCTGCCTAGACAATAAGCTATGAAGGCATGTACGAATAGTATTCGAAGTTGAATAATGGAGTATTGTATACGTGTTTCAGTAAGTTCTTTATTGTCCGTTATTAATGGGGCTTTGGATATGAGGAAGGATATACAATGGCTAGTGGTGGGCTAGTTATATGCGTATAAACCCTGGATAATCACTACTTTAAAGTTGCCTTACTAATTAGTTATTCCATAAAGAAGGAGACCAGTTATATCCTGCACTATTAACCTGTGTAGTGAAATAAGCTCTAACGCTTTGTACAATGCTCTGCATCGTGAAATTCAATGCTCCCCCATAACCTATTGAATTGTACGCGAACATAATACTATATGGTATTATTCCATTACTCATTATTACTACTGCTCCTCCAGTAAATATTGGGTTTTGTACGTATTGTTGAAGGTTCGTTACTTCTTGCAATACCGTTCCCATTCCTGGTTGGTACCATATGTTTGCTAATCCAAGTGCTATTGTTGGTTCATTATAGCTAGCACTATCCAACAGTACCGTGTTTCCCTGCACGGGTATCTGTACTACCCGGGTTGAGTTTCCAATAATGACCTCGTAACTCAGCGGTATGAATAGCTGACCATTAATTATAGTCCCCATATTCCGCTGATTAAACGAATTAATCTCACTCACCGCTTGATTCAACGCATTACTTTGTACCTTGTACGTTACCAAGTCATGCGGGTCGCCATTGAGGTCGTAGTAAAGTAATTCATACTGCCCATTGCCAATGGGCATTAGGAATACGTAGGGTGCATTAATGGTTAGGTATGTCATTGATGGTCTCAAGATGAGTAGGTAAGCCAGGAGAACCACGGCAATGGCTACAACAACGGCAGTTACAACATCAACAACCAAAACCCTAACCATCAAACAGGACAAAGGAAAAAGACTAAAACCTTGCTCAACAATGCAGACATTGGTTGTTCAATCAGCACGGTTAGCCCATAAGCATTATTGGTAACCTAAGCAATGGGCTTAGGCAGCGACACCTTGACAAGTCCTCGAGAAATCGGCGAATACGTG from Vulcanisaeta distributa DSM 14429 harbors:
- a CDS encoding ACT domain-containing protein; the encoded protein is MEVLYRDFAMSFEGKDKVLGEFLIKFTADRPGILAALSNVFADHGINILNISVNRTQLLLHFVVDLTNTDTSLNDLEKELKRFSFVEWVKYRIVEKEAFMVPSMIMPTFRDKQVLVIELERTKDLLTNPEFRRIIRELGTYDASLLRNSNLSELIKMGQFRGLGKVVLTERDGTITIRSCSELNDKHVMEELMIEYYTGFLSQILKSNVEAVGRSYEGDCVSISFKVLK
- a CDS encoding CDC48 family AAA ATPase; the encoded protein is MMEGSHADEWIELIVKEAKQRDAQRPIVRVDPEVMRNYGIEPGMILLIEGKRRTAAKVWYGLPEDEGKGIIRMNAIIRKNANVEIDQKVRVKKVEAKRANTIKLAPVNMTISVDQNFVQYTKQKLRDYVLMEGDLVQIQVLGQPLTFQVVQAKPNDAPVIIDEDTNLMIYEKPVENVNIPRVTWEDIGDLKEAKEKIRELVELPLKHPEIFEYLGIEPPKGVLLIGPPGTGKTLLAKAVATETNAYFIAINGPEIVSKYYGESEAKLREIFEEAKKNAPAIIFIDEIDAIAPKREEVTGEVEKRIVAQLLTLMDGLQERGQVIVIGATNRPEAVDPALRRPGRFDREIWINPPDTEGRYEILQVHTRNMPLAKDVDLRKLAEITYGYTGADIAALAREAAMRALRKALQSGILDVNKEDEEIRKDLEKIKVTMNDFLEAMREIVPSALREIHIEIPKVRWSDIGGLEEVKQELREAIEWPLKYPERFRKMGIKPPKGILLFGPPGTGKTLLAKAVATESNANFIAVRGPEILSKWFGESERAIREIFKKARMAAPCVIFFDEIDAIAPARGYAEDSPAMDRIVAQLLAEMDGVSRLDNVVVIAATNRPDIVDPALLRPGRFDRIIYVPPPDLRARFEILKIHTKNMPLAKDVDLMELAKMTEGYTGADIELLAREAGLLAMREVNGAGEVSMKHFIEAMKKIKPSITPEMIKFYEAWYERMKQTLARERQRAPTLYV
- the fen gene encoding flap endonuclease-1, producing the protein MGVTELGKLIPEGVRKTVEFTQLSNRIVALDAYNALYQFLASIRQPDGTPLMDSKGRITSHLSGLLYRTINFLENRIWPVYVFDGKPPEEKTLEIARRRKVREEAMDKWVKLLEEGKREEARKYAQRALFLTDDMVEDAKKLLRLMGIPVVQAMADGEAQAAVIAREGKAWAAGSQDYDSLLFGAPRLVRNLAITGRRKLPNKDEYIEIKPEIIELNEVLKALKLKDRTQLIDLAILLGTDLNPDGVPGIGPQRALRLIQEFGGLEKLLQGPLKNAQFPTDPLKIRDYFLNPPYNPNYKIEFGQPDERGIVEFLVHEHDFNEERVRNAIERLKKAMGKRRESTLDSFFG
- a CDS encoding valine--tRNA ligase, encoding MEFKPRLQEKRWDISKEVELIRKWEEEGLFDVNIDEKRPTIVIDTPPPYPSGRPHIGGIAHYAQIDMIARFFRMRGYNVIFPFYADRNGLPVEVQVEKTYGINMYEVPREKFLELCRKFLDEYEGEFVSIFRRWGGSFSYWRNGTDSEEYRRVTQETFINLWNRGLIYEASRPTLWCPRCRTALAEAEVEYREEDSYLNYIKFRVKETGEDIIIATTRPELLPATVAVAFNPGDNRYKRLEGLHAIVPPLNQEVPIVSHPSVKPDFGTGLEMISTFGDTRDLMVVNELKLPMKIIVNPDGTLNELAGKYKGLNVREVREVIIKDLQEAGLLVKREPLRHTIPICWRCKTPIEIIVTREYFLKQLQFKDELIKLVQNEMIIKPPEYAQTLIDWIRSLEFDWPISRRRYYGTEIPIWYCIDEEGNAKPIVPKPGKYYRPWKDEPPPEVKEQCPSGKLVGEDRVLDTWFDSSISWIYATGYTKPNIRVFEKVYPHSILRPQGYDIIRTWLYYSVVRAYLLYGKPPFKYVRISGMGLDEKGEAMHKSKGNIIDPIPPVEKYGADAARFWAAASAKLGSDYRYSEQLIRTGHDFAVKLWNIARFVSSFPEVNDNYELTPLDLMILAKLNEVVRASLNAYNEFDVYVPINTLYDFTWHVFADHYLEAVKSRAYNRDGLFTEKQQRGAWFTLYKVLKTVLKLLAPIMPFVTDQIWRSLYGESIHRQLIEDPDPRFDNKEYLNMLEPFMEFNRAIWTYKNKSGLSLNEPIDGVIYAPEVLKPLELELKAMHKIREIRFGKPVGNYEVLSESPPVYLVK
- the nuoH gene encoding NADH-quinone oxidoreductase subunit NuoH → MLGTYMEPVLSIIGSALSWVSGIISSAIQLLYSIINYILSRPDNYIPFLWPIINFLNHVPVINIIVHLIFWRPIFDLLFVPGLVSVTIALIFIIWFERKITAKVQWRIGPLEVSRPIGGFLQPFADLFRYTFQEFVVPIHADRNYFIHAPAIAFILSTLPIFFIPVGPRQFTLPNGAMIEGIYGVYTGYDVLIALALITLFNIAIILIGWASNDRFTYIGTVREALLYTGYEAILILSAVAILLIYGTADPFKIVDWQVTHLPGIIANPLAFLAFLIATLMATSRFPFEIPEADTEIVLGPYTEYSGIVYGLVMTMSYEKLYVLSLLMVLLFLDGWAGPYIPYFGALSPAIWFGIKTYIVMMIMVFTRSVYGRYRPDQALKMSWSSLLGLVMAALILSLVIKVF
- a CDS encoding elongation factor 1-beta, producing the protein MAEVYLVYRVTPSKSDVNYEELKNEIKKALEPKYKVDKVEEEDIGFGIKALRVYIRMPEESEEHSSDEVENILSGIEGIGSIELEYFTRLGF
- a CDS encoding MFS transporter, producing MERGLTIVLIASLAFFSVVLVRFSIPSLLPYLIGLNGINTVMGGLIISALWVGYTIFQVIGGLIVDKYGYNVVIYVLILISIINVLYPIIINQYYLLLIVQFIMGSLLAIAYVALISMVLSNYSRGGLGAGIYQSMFFLASSVSIMISPLLFSINRFIPFIAYSIIVISSIIPVAKVPRRGRVGGTIYIGPGNLRILGMGFIRLSSGFSYLGFLSWSTYYVVHVLKVSPSFSGFYAFLASIMGSVGAVIGGYLGDRVGYALPSILSSLLLAIIVSVIPRLSILYLLAFLMLLLGFFYGFYAAPSIAISRLTTNIGATSGFLNFMSQLGGSISPYVIGFLLQYYDFPETLLIIGIASAALVIIGATLLFYKRIT